A window of Rhodothermales bacterium contains these coding sequences:
- a CDS encoding PAS domain S-box protein — MGEGLMQRAQWLKVTLYSIGDAVIAADAEARVTFMNPVAEALTGWTAEDAAGVPLDLVFVIVNEETRLTVESGVARALRMGVVEGLAKHTLLIARDGAERPIDDSVAPIRDEAGQIAGVVLVFRDISERRLKEQALQDALAYADGIFATLREPLLVLDEGFRIVLANAAFYQTFDVSQSQIEGRILYDLGDGQWNLPELRVLLDDLQTGNDEFYDFEVKRDFPAIGSKVMLLNARRLHINARRIRKPGAPTALILLAIEDVTDERVSLRRMQASEQRYRRLFESARDGILILDAEKMEIIDSNPYMSELLGYTKEEFCEKQLWEIGLFRDKKESEAAIETLREKGYVRYEDLPLENAEGQVQEVEFICNVYTEAGHKVAQCNIRDITERKGLERQIHDQARALADTSQRKDEFLAMLSHELRNPIAPIFSALHLIGQQDNENEVQREARGVVERQVRHLSRLVDDLLEVSRITTGQIRLHLDRVSVNNIVKRSIERVAPLIKRREQELTVSLSDDVLWLHADSGRLEQVIGNILDNASKYTEVGGLIWLTVESVDNHAVIWIRDNGVGIAAPCFPTSSTSSRRPTSRWTGPMAAWGSACRW; from the coding sequence ATGGGTGAGGGACTGATGCAGCGGGCCCAGTGGCTGAAGGTCACACTCTACAGCATAGGCGATGCGGTCATCGCCGCCGATGCCGAGGCCCGCGTCACGTTCATGAACCCCGTGGCCGAGGCCCTCACCGGCTGGACGGCCGAGGACGCCGCCGGCGTGCCGCTGGACCTTGTGTTCGTCATCGTAAACGAGGAGACGCGACTGACAGTCGAGAGTGGCGTCGCAAGGGCCCTCCGTATGGGCGTCGTGGAGGGGCTGGCCAAGCATACGCTACTCATTGCCAGAGACGGCGCCGAGCGGCCCATCGACGACAGCGTCGCCCCGATCCGCGACGAGGCCGGGCAGATTGCCGGCGTCGTGCTCGTGTTCCGCGACATAAGCGAGCGCCGGCTGAAGGAGCAAGCGTTGCAAGACGCCCTCGCCTACGCCGACGGCATCTTCGCGACGCTACGCGAACCGCTGCTCGTGCTCGACGAGGGCTTCCGCATCGTGCTGGCGAATGCCGCGTTTTACCAGACCTTCGACGTCTCGCAGAGCCAGATCGAAGGCCGCATCCTCTACGACCTGGGCGACGGCCAATGGAATCTCCCCGAACTGCGGGTGCTGCTGGATGATCTCCAGACCGGGAACGACGAGTTTTACGACTTTGAGGTGAAGCGGGATTTCCCGGCCATCGGCAGCAAGGTCATGCTGCTGAACGCACGCCGCCTCCACATCAACGCCCGCCGCATCCGTAAGCCGGGAGCCCCCACGGCGCTGATCCTACTCGCGATCGAGGACGTGACCGACGAACGGGTCTCACTGCGCCGCATGCAGGCCTCCGAGCAGCGCTACCGGCGGCTGTTCGAGTCGGCGCGCGACGGCATCCTCATCCTCGACGCCGAGAAAATGGAGATCATCGACTCCAACCCGTACATGAGCGAGCTTCTTGGCTACACGAAAGAGGAGTTCTGCGAAAAGCAGCTCTGGGAGATCGGCCTGTTTCGGGACAAAAAGGAGAGCGAGGCCGCCATCGAAACGCTCCGCGAGAAGGGCTACGTCCGCTACGAGGACTTGCCACTCGAGAACGCCGAGGGCCAGGTGCAGGAGGTGGAGTTCATCTGCAACGTCTACACCGAGGCCGGCCACAAAGTCGCACAGTGCAACATCCGGGACATCACGGAGCGCAAGGGGTTGGAGCGGCAGATCCACGACCAGGCCCGCGCACTGGCCGACACCAGCCAACGCAAAGACGAGTTCCTGGCAATGCTCTCGCATGAGCTTCGCAATCCGATCGCCCCCATCTTCAGCGCCCTTCACCTGATCGGGCAACAGGATAACGAGAACGAGGTGCAGCGCGAAGCCCGCGGTGTCGTCGAGCGGCAGGTGCGCCACCTCTCGCGGCTCGTGGACGACTTGCTGGAGGTCTCTCGCATCACCACCGGTCAGATTCGCCTCCACCTCGATCGGGTGAGTGTGAACAACATCGTCAAGCGTTCGATCGAGCGTGTGGCGCCGCTGATCAAGCGCCGGGAGCAAGAACTCACGGTCTCCCTCTCCGACGACGTCCTGTGGCTTCACGCCGACTCGGGGCGGCTGGAGCAAGTCATCGGCAACATCCTGGACAACGCGTCCAAGTACACCGAGGTCGGTGGCCTCATCTGGCTTACGGTCGAATCCGTGGACAATCACGCCGTCATCTGGATTCGAGACAACGGAGTCGGCATCGCGGCCCCCTGCTTCCCCACGTCTTCGACCTCTTCACGCAGGCCGACAAGTCGCTGGACCGGGCCGATGGCGGCATGGGGATCGGCCTGTCGCTGGTAA
- a CDS encoding response regulator, producing the protein MLPHVFDLFTQADKSLDRADGGMGIGLSLVKNLVTLHRGTVEAYSDGLRSGSAFVVRLPLADGTVKPLEPAVAAPSMTATEGLRILVVDDSEDAARMSAMLLRSWGHEVRVAYDGPSSLERAIGFQPDVILLDIGLPGMDGFEVARHVRGLPHLEGVRLVALTGYGRDTDRRRSEEAGFDLHLVKPVEPADLKALLAGFQPAKD; encoded by the coding sequence CTGCTTCCCCACGTCTTCGACCTCTTCACGCAGGCCGACAAGTCGCTGGACCGGGCCGATGGCGGCATGGGGATCGGCCTGTCGCTGGTAAAAAACCTCGTCACCCTGCACCGGGGCACTGTCGAGGCCTACAGCGACGGCCTCCGATCGGGCAGCGCGTTCGTGGTCCGGCTGCCGCTCGCCGACGGGACCGTGAAGCCCCTGGAACCTGCCGTGGCGGCGCCTTCGATGACGGCGACCGAGGGGCTGCGGATTCTGGTGGTGGACGACAGCGAGGACGCGGCCCGGATGTCGGCGATGCTGCTGCGCTCGTGGGGTCACGAGGTTCGCGTGGCCTACGACGGCCCTTCATCTCTTGAACGGGCGATCGGGTTCCAGCCGGACGTGATCCTGCTCGACATCGGGTTGCCCGGCATGGACGGCTTCGAAGTGGCCCGACACGTCAGGGGGCTGCCCCATCTCGAAGGCGTGCGGCTGGTGGCCCTCACCGGCTACGGGCGGGACACCGACCGGCGGCGTTCCGAAGAAGCCGGCTTCGACCTTCACCTCGTCAAGCCGGTTGAACCGGCGGATCTCAAGGCGCTACTTGCCGGGTTCCAGCCGGCGAAGGACTGA